The Budorcas taxicolor isolate Tak-1 chromosome 25, Takin1.1, whole genome shotgun sequence genome includes a region encoding these proteins:
- the LOC128068932 gene encoding olfactory receptor 145-like gives MAPGNGSFVTKFILLGLTNQPDLQLPLFFLFLGVYMVTVLGNLGLIILIALNSHLHTPMYFFLFNLSFIDLCYSTVFTPKMLINFLSKKNIISYRGCMTQLYFFCFFSISECYVLTSMAYDRYVAICKPLLYNTAMSPKVCSSLMLGSYLMAFSGAMAHTGCMLRLTFCDANTINHYFCDILPLLELSCTSTYASELEVFIVGGINIIVPSLTIFVSYGLILTNILHISSTEGRSKAFSTCSSHIIAVSLFFGSGAFMYLKPPSAVSMDEGKISSVFYTNMVPMINPLIYSLRNKDVKLALRRTLSRRQF, from the coding sequence ATGGCTCCTGGAAATGGCTCTTTTGTGACAAAATTCATTCTGTTGGGATTAACCAACCAGCCAGATCTCCAACTCCCTCTATTCTTCCTGTTCCTAGGAGTGTACATGGTCACTGTGCTGGGAAATTTGGGATTGATAATCCTAATTGCACTGAATTCACACCtacacacccccatgtactttttcctttttaacttgtCTTTCATAgacctctgttattctactgtatTTACACCCAAGATGCTGATTAACTTCTTATCAAAGAAGAATATTATTTCTTACAGGGGGTGCATGACCCAGCTCtacttcttctgtttttttagcATTTCTGAATGCTATGTGCTGACAtcaatggcctatgaccgctatgtggccatctgtaagCCACTCTTATATAACACAGCCATGTCCCCTAAAGTGTGTTCCAGCCTTATGCTTGGCTCATACTTGATGGCATTTTCTGGTGCCATGGCTCACACTGGATGCATGCTGAGACTGACCTTCTGTGATGCAAACACCATCAACCATTATTTCTGTGACATCCTCCCTCTGCTTGAGCTCTCCTGCACAAGTACCTACGCCAGTGAGCTGGAAGTGTTCATCGTAGGAGGCATCAATATCATTGTGCCCAGTCTCACCATCTTTGTCTCTTATGGCCTCATCCTCACCAACATCCTCCACATCAGCTCCACAGAGGGCAGGTCCAAAGCCTTCAGCACCTGCAGTTCGCACATCATTGctgtttctctcttctttggATCAGGGGCATTCATGTATCTCAAACCACCTTCTGCTGTGTCTATGGATGAGGGGAAAATCTCTTCCGTCTTTTACACCAATATGGTTCCTATGATTAACCCATTAATCTATAGCTTGAGGAACAAAGATGTTAAACTTGCTCTGAGAAGAACTCTGAGTAGGAGACAGTTTTAA